The following are encoded together in the Acanthochromis polyacanthus isolate Apoly-LR-REF ecotype Palm Island chromosome 14, KAUST_Apoly_ChrSc, whole genome shotgun sequence genome:
- the fstl1b gene encoding follistatin-related protein 1, whose translation MLRSVAVLLLLAVALSNAEELQSKSKVCANVFCGAGRECAVNEKGEPSCLCIESCKPHKRSVCGSNGKTYRNHCELHRDACLTGLKIQVAHDGHCQEKKAEQAAASPVVCYAADRNELRSRVIQWLQTEVVPDGWFVKGSNFSDILLRYFKSYDNGDSQLDSSELLKFIQHNDSVVELQSYADQESNKLLRSLCVDALIELSDENADWKLSFDEFLNCLKPGFNPPEKKCALEDETYEDGAETQVECNRCVCACGNWVCTAMTCTDKQATADESADAGAEMTEEEWNLRVAELNKHQETVEKMKASTKEV comes from the exons gAGCTGCAGAGCAAAAGCAAAGTGTGCGCCAACGTGTTCTGTGGGGCCGGCAGAGAGTGTGCTGTCAACGAGAAGGGGGAGCCCAGCTGTCTGTGCATAGAG aGCTGTAAACCCCACAAGAGGTCAGTGTGTGGCAGCAATGGCAAGACCTACAGGAATCACTGTGAGCTCCACAGAGATGCTTGTCTGACCGGCTTGAAGATCCAAGTGGCCCACGACGGACACTGCCAGG AGAAGAAAGCAGAGCAGGCCGCTGCCAGTCCAG TTGTGTGCTACGCCGCTGACCGCAATGAACTCAGGAGTCGCGTGATCCAGTGGCTGCAAACTGAGGTTGTCCCAGATGGCTGGTTTGTCAAGGGGTCCAACTTCTCTGACATCCTGCTCAGATACTTCAAG TCGTACGACAATGGTGATTCTCAGCTGGACTCCTCTGAGCTGCTCAAATTCATCCAGCACAATGATTCGGTTGTGGAGTTGCAGTCCTACGCAGACCAGGAGAGCAACAAGCTGCTCAG GAGCCTGTGTGTTGATGCCCTCATTGAGCTCTCTGATGAGAATGCCGACTGGAAGCTGAGCTTTGATGAATTCCTGAACTGCTTGAAGCCTGGCTTCAATCCACCAGAGAAGA AATGTGCCTTGGAGGATGAAACATACGAGGATGGAGCAGAGACCCAAGTTGAGTGTAACCGCTGCGTTTGTGCATGCGGTAACTGGGTATGCACTGCCATGACCTGCACTG ACAAACAGGCGACTGCAGATGAGTCAGCAGATGCTGGAGCAGAGATGACTGAGGAGGAGTGGAACCTCCGTGTGGCTGAGCTCAACAAGCACCAG GAAACAGTTGAGAAGATGAAGGCCAGCACAAAGGAGGTCTAA